In a single window of the Euleptes europaea isolate rEulEur1 chromosome 4, rEulEur1.hap1, whole genome shotgun sequence genome:
- the CCDC125 gene encoding coiled-coil domain-containing protein 125, which produces MRGPTPVSVPGLPVREAQVLKNKKLFVLPMSEAVVLRNHPGEASEGDDDDMACGDLGNGLVRRPNDIYQREVLNAHPVRPRKGSARKSVSFFMPPHKGEEHDATVFRCSRCNCLNDISAEKFGANGFAACSRQNSSESNSEGSNDELRQHLQEAVEEVDILRVELEASQRQLEGKEQALQILQSMAVLDKATSHTKAIFKKNEQQKRALEKEINVLQWEIRINQERCKNIEETWAEKYDRIYCENAALKEALKLRTEEIKTLKSENELLDQQRLELLAMLDVKQQKIAQENMSLSKSGFTEITGLELAVLGACTCNDPEREPCSCANRSAATRKQLLQLKQEFELLKKSKEEAYIMADAFRIAFEQQLMRRKGQALRLAEVNHVCKKETKLFKWKSTKEDDIFLFQGNKKTLGQKLRSMIPSGIDSKKMEELDNPQEIIRLLIDLLDDKEEALAHQRKVSYMLARALEEKEDSLQQNEGNKLSEGQLALKISQSKNDSNPQASVTPVCSYCQNCTAQDCSCSISNTCTVQHSDGKSESSCYSTSVNMHCEKTDVNKTEEISGAS; this is translated from the exons ATGAGAGGCCCAACTCCGGTGTCCGTGCCAGGCTTGCCGGTGCGAGAGGCACAGGTGCTG AAGAATAAGAAGCTATTTGTATTGCCAATGAGTGAGGCAGTTGTATTACGGAACCATCCAGGAGAGGCTTCAGAAGGTGACGATGACGACATGGCATGCGGAGACTTGGGAAATGGGCTTGTTAGAAGACCAAATGATATTTATCAACGAGAAGTTTTAAATGCACACCCAGTTAGGCCCAGAAAAGGCTCAGCAAGAAAAAGTGTCAGTTTTTTTATGCCGCCACACAAAGGGGAAGAACATGATGCCACCGTTTTTCGTTGTTCGAGATGTAATTGTTTGAATGACATATCTGCCGAAAAGTTTGGAGCGAATGGATTTGCAGCCTGCAGCCGACAAAACAGCTCTG AGTCGAACTCTGAGGGGTCAAATGATGAATTAAGACAGCATCTTCAAGAAGCTGTAGAA GAAGTAGATATTTTAAGAGTTGAATTGGAAGCTTCTCAAAGACAACTGGAAGGCAAAGAGCAAGCATTACAAATTTTACAGAGCATG GCAGTGTTGGATAAAGCCACTAGTCATACTAAAGCAATATTTAagaaaaacgagcaacaaaagaGAGCTCTAGAAAAG GAAATCAATGTTCTACAGTGGGAAATCAGAATTAATCAGGAGAGATGTAAAAATATAGAGGAGACCTGGGCAGAAAAATATGATAG AATATATTGTGAAAATGCTGCACTTAAGGAAGCACTTAAATTGAGAACGGAGGAAATTAAAACCTTGAAATCTGAAAATGAAC TTTTGGATCAACAGCGCTTGGAATTGCTTGCAATGCTTGATGTAAAACAACAGAAGATTGCTCAGGAAAACATGTCTCTTAGTAAGAGTGGCTTCACAGAGATTACAGGACTTGAA CTGGCAGTACTTGGAGCCTGTACTTGCAATGATCCAGAGAGGGAACCATGCTCCTGTGCCAATAGGTCAGCAGCAACTCGAAAACAACTTCTTCAGCTCAAACAAGAG TTTGAGCTTCTGAAAAAGAGTAAAGAAGAAGCTTACATAATGGCAGATGCCTTCAGAATTGCATTTGAGCAGCAGCTGATGCGGAGGAAGGGCCAGGCTCTGAGACTCGCAGAAGTGAATCATGTctgcaaaaaagaaacaaaattatttaaatggaAAAGCACGAAAGAGGATG ATATTTTCCTGTTTCAAGGAAACAAGAAAACCTTAGGACAAAAACTGAGAAGCATGATTCCTTCTGGCATTGATAGTAAGAAAATGGAAGAGCTCGATAATCCTCAGGAAATCATTAGGCTGCTAATAGATTTG TTGGATGATAAAGAGGAGGCTTTGGCTCATCAAAGGAAAGTTAGTTATATGCTTGCTCGTGCtttggaagagaaagaagatAGTTTACAGCAGAATGAAGGAAATAAACTTTCTGAAGGGCAGCTTGCTCTTAAGATCAGTCAAAGTAAAAACGATTCAAATCCTCAAGCATCAGTTACTCCTGTATGTTCGTATTGCCAAAATTGTACTGCTCAGGACTGCTCCTGTTCCATTTCCAACACCTGTACAGTTCAGCATTCTGATGGAAAATCTGAAAGTTCATGTTACTCTACATCTGTGAATATGCATTGTGAAAAAACTGATGTGAACAAAACAGAAGAAATATCTGGTGCAAGCTGA
- the AK6 gene encoding adenylate kinase isoenzyme 6: MKRPNILLTGTPGVGKTTLGKELAAKTNLIFVNVGDVAKEGQLYEGYDEEYDCPVLDEDRVIDELEDKMTDGGIIVDYHSCDFFPERWFNIVFVLRTETSFLYDRLESRGYRGKKLQDNLQCEIFQTIYEEAMSSYKEDIVHQLPSNTPEDMERNLDQIIQWIEQWIKDNN, encoded by the exons ATGAAGAGACCTAATATTTTGCTTACTG GTACCCCGGGTGTTGGGAAAACCACATTAGGGAAAGAGCTTGCTGCAAAAACAAATTTGATTTTCGTTAATGTTGGTGATGTGGCCAAAGAAG GGCAATTATATGAAGGTTATGATGAAGAGTATGACTGCCCAGTGCTGGATGAAGATCGG GTAATTGACGAACTGGAAGATAAGATGACTGATGGCGGCATTATAGTTGATTATCACAGCTGTGATTTTTTTCCTGAGCGCTGGTTTAATATAGTATTTGTGCTTCGTACTGAAACCTCTTTCCTGTATGACAGATTGGAAAGCAG GGGATATAGAGGGAAAAAACTTCAGGACAACCTTCAATGTGAGATATTTCAGACTATTTATGAAGAAGCCATGTCCTCTTACAAGGAAGATATTGTACACCAGTTGCCCAGCAACACTCCAGAAGATATGGAGCGGAATTTAGATCAGATTATACAGTGGATTGAACAATGGATAAAAGACAACAACTGA